The sequence TGTGGGTGTAACTGCGAGTAAGATAGCAAAAACTAAAAACAGCAAAAGCCATTTTCTCATAAAAACCGCCCCTTTTTTAAAGCGTTAAAACAGTCTGTCGTCTTCGCTACCACCACAGCAGTATTCACAAAAATCATCTACGAACTTTTCAGTTTCAAACATCGTAATCAGGCGTTGTTTTCTTCTTTCCAGGGCTTTTATTACCGCCCTCTTCTGTTCATAAGTTAAGTGATCATAATTATTGTTTTTCATAAAAGTCGCTACGCTTAAAAAAAAACGTAGCATTCACCTCCTTTTTTTGTATATTTTCTGGATATTTCTATATCCAGACCAAAAATTCCTTCCACCAATCGGAAAAAATTTATGCAATGCTAACGATGCTAACGAGTTGCTAACGGGACAGAATGATATTAAATAAAACCAGACGGACAAAATAACGCAAACCGAAACGAAAATCGTTGATTTTAGCGGACTCTACGGCACAGAATGATACTCTGCGAACAGGCTGAAACGAAAATAAAATATACATCATTTATACTTCAACGTCATTTAAAATCATAAAACCTTTATACTCTTTATACAAAAAAAAACGTAAAAATAATGAATATTTTTATACCAGAGGTATAAAAGACTTTAAAAAAAATAATTGAAAAACTATAAATTAATTATAGAATAATTTTATTTTTTATTAAACTTGAAAGGGAGGTATGAATTATGTATCTTTAGACTTTAAGCTAAGCCCTAAAATACAATTAGGTCTCAGAAGCGAATCTCTTCAAAACCTTTTTACAACTAAGATGCAAGGAGGAGATAGGTTTGGCAAAACCCAAAAAACCAGGTTTATTGTTAGCATTAACACCTATAATATGTGTCGCAGTGTTTCTATATGTGGGAATCGTTCGTTTAGGTGCTGACGCTCAAATACCCTTGCTAGCTGCTGCAATAATCGCAACCCTTATAGGTATGCTATTGGGGTATACATGGAAGGATATGGAAGAATCTGTTATAAAATCCATATCTATGGCCCTTCAAGCATGCGTAATTCTTATGATAATCGGGGCTTTAATAGGTTCATGGATAGCCGGAGGAATAGTTCCTACAATGATTTACTATGGATTGCAGATTTTGAAACCCAGCTACTTCTTGCCTGCAGTATGCCTGATAGGTTCTATCGTATCCCTGTCCACAGGCAGTTCATGGACTACTGCAGGGACCGTAGGCATAGCCGCATTGGGTGTGGGGATTGGATTGGGCATCCCTGAATATGTTACTGCAGGAGCTGTAATTTCGGGAGCATATTTTGGTGATAAAATGTCACCCTTGTCAGATACCACCAACTTAGCCCCTGCCATGGCCGGCAGTAATCTTTTCGAACATGTCAGGCATATGATTTATACAACAGGCCCAAGTTTGATTATAGCTCTAATTCTTTATTTTATTGTTGGGTTAAGATATGCAGGGGGACAGTTAGATTACACTCAAATAAACGAAATTTTAGAAGTTTTGCAGGAACATTTTTGGATCAGCCCATTAATGTTTATTGCGCCTTTACTTGTCATTGCAATGGTTGTATTTAAAATACCTGCTATACCCGGATTAATCGGGGGGACCCTGCTGGGTGTATTCTTTGCCTTTCTGCAGGGATATAGTTTGGGAGAAATAGTTGATATTGTCCACTACGGTTTTTCAATAGAAACGCAAAACCCCATGGTTAATGAACTCCTCAGCCGTGGAGGTTTAGATGGGATGATGTGGACAATTTCACTCATTATCATTGCCTTGGCTTTTGGAGGAATCCTAGAAAGGACAAAATGCCTGGAAGTTATTGTAGAAGCCATTACTAGATTTGCAAAAACGAGGGGAATGGTTGTTCTTTCAAATATAATCACATGTATTATAGTAAACTTTATAGCCGCAGATCAGTATATAGCTATTGTCCTGCCGGGAAGGATGTATAAACCCTTATATGAAAAACTGAAACTCCATCCCAAAAATCTCTCTAGGGTATTAGAGGATGCAGGAACTCTAACTTCACCCCTTGTTCCTTGGAATACTTGCGGTGCCTTCATGTGGTCAACTCTTGCAGTGCATCCTTTTGCATATCTGCCCTATGCATTTCTCAATCTAATTAATCCCTTAATTTCTGCATTCTACGGATTTACGGGATTAACAATGGAATATGCGGATAATGAGGTTGATGTAATGGAAGGGGATTCCTCATCGGTTAATGCATGAAATTATTTATAAACTTTTGGGATTTAGGAAGAAGTCGGGATTATTCCCGGCTTCTTTTTTTTGAATTCACGTGCTATAATTTTTTTATTTGTTTTTCATACAGGAATTCTTCTAAAAATACAGAATAAATTATATTTAACCTAAATTTACGCCGGAGGTGAAGTATAAAATCCCGGAGAGATTTCTCCGGGATTGTAAGGAACTTTAATGGGTTTCTACATCTCTTGCACCGTTTCTTCTTAGAATTTCTGCTGCTTCCTGAACCTTGCGGTCATCGGTTCTTACGGCTGCAAGTATCTTACCTTGTCTTACCCTTTCTTCATAATGTCTACCCCTCTCTTCAGGAATGCCCCAGTCAATAAGGCCACCGGCAATTCCACCTGTTGCCGCTCCGGACAGCATCCCTGCAATGGGGCCGGCTGCCATGATTGGTCCTAAACCTGGTATAGCCAGTGCCCCGGCTCCTAGGGCTAGCCCTGCCAGGCCTCCTAAAACTCCTCCAGTGGTGGTACCATCACCAATATTATTCATGGTAGTACCTTCCTCTTGTCTGCCCCTGTTTCTATCGTCCTTTGCTACCAAAGAAATCTCTTCTGTTGAGAAACCCGAATTTCGCATCTCGTTAACAGCACGTTCGGCCTGGTCTTTTGAATCAAATACCCCGATTACCGTTTTTGGCATTTAATGCTACCTCCTTTTTGTTAATTCCTTACATTGTTATTTTGTCCTTAAGAGAGACATATATACATATGAATCAAAAAACCGGCCGCAGCTGCAGAATTATTTTAACCCTTCAAATTTTTGTTGTCTTAAGGCTTCATACAGTATAATTGCAACAGCATTGGAGAGGTTAAGAGACCTCGCTTCTGAAACCATGGGTATTCTTACACATCGATCCCAATTTGATTTTAATAGATCTACAGGAAGGCCCGCCGTTTCCTTACCGAAAAAGAGAAAAGAATCCTTTTCATATTTGAATTCCGTATACCATTTACCGGCTTTTGTGGTTGAAAAGTAGAAATTCCCATCAGGATATCTATTCATCAGTTCGGCAATGCTATCATAATAATATATTTTCACAAGGTGCCAGTAATCCAGACCTGCCCGTTTTAAGTATTTATCTTCGGTCGAAAATCCTAAAGGCTTAACCAGATGCAATTTAGCCCCTGTTGCTGCACAGGTTCTAACGATGTTCCCTGTATTCTGGGGGATTTCAGGTTCAACTAAAACGACATTCAAGGTTATCCCTCCAGTATTATTATTTTAAAGGTAGGTCATACCTTTTTCTTTCTTTGAATCGAGATATAATCGTACAGCCGCATCTCTTTGCATAATTGTATGCCTTTTCAAAATCCCTTCCCACATCTTCCGGTGTATGGGCATCAGAATTTATGATTATCGGAATCCTCTGCTGGCTGCATATCTTAAGGAATTCTTCAGATGGGTACATCTCTCTCACCGGCTTTCTCAAACCCGCTGTACTCACTTCTAAACAAAGGCCCTTTTGTTTAACAGCATCAGCAATATCATAATACATGTCCTTAATATCCTTTTTTGGAATAAATCCGAAAACCTTAATCACATCCGGATGGGCAATTATATCGAATATACCGCTGTGTACGGCCTTTTTTAAATCACTGAAATATCTCAGATAAACTTCATATACGTCCCTTCTATCCCACTCTTCTTTCATCTCAGGAATATCAAAACCCCATTCATCTATCCAGTGAACAGACCCGAGGACATAGTCCCACCGGTAACTTTCAACAAACTCCCTTATCTCTTCCTCATGTTCGGGAACATAATCCATCTCTATGCCCAATTTTATCATATAACCCTCATCTTTAGCCTTTTGAATTAAAGAAAGGTAATCTTCCAGGTCTTCCGTGCACAGGGAGGCTGCCCATTCCCTCCGCTTTCCCGGGCTGTCCAGCAGTTTTTCTGCTTGCCTGAATCTATAACCATGTTCTGATATACCTATTTCCGCCAGACCCTCACCAAAACCCTTATCTATAAATTTCTTCAACCATTCCATTGTAAAAGGGCCATTTTCTAAATGAATATGATAATCCCACAATTTCAATAGTATCCTCTCCTCTTTTATGACTGCTTTTTGCACAATAAAAACCGGTTAACTGCAAAAAAATCTTACATACATGATTATTGATACTTTAATAAAATTTTGATCAAAATGGGGAAAAATGTTACGGTACCTATCAGCCGTAGAAGCTGCATTGTAACAATCTTTGCACTGTCCCCCCCCATATCGGCACCAATAATGGTCATCTCCGTTAGTCCCCCCGGTGAGCTGCTGAAAAAAGCAGTAATGGCATCCATATTGGTGAACCTTGTAAGAAAAAAGCCTATAACTAAGCCAAAGACAAGCATAGCGCCTACCAGAAGAAAGGCAGGAAGTATAACTTCTTTAAGCCCTATAATAGTGCTCTTTGTAATACTGAGGCCAAGAATAGCACCTATAGCCATCTGGGCCACAAGCTTTAAATTTTTAGGAAGCTCCCCTTCAAAGCCAAAGATATTAGCAATCCCCACAGCAAACATGGCCCCTATCATAGCCCCTGCTGGTATTTTTAGCTTAAAACCTATAAAAGCTCCTACAGACGCTATACTAAGGGTATATATTATCTTTTCCATATATATGCCTTCTCCTTCCTGTAAGGAAAAATTTCCCCTGTCGCTTTCCAAAATAATCAGGTACAATCTTGGGGGTTTTCGCAAAGATGTATCAGTGCACATTTCTGGCATTTAGGGTTTCTGGCCCTGCATACCTGTCTGCCGTGATAAATAAGCCAGTGATGGGTTTTTCCCCACAATTCTTCGGGTATATTCTCCATTAACTGGTATTCTGCTTCTAGAACGTTTTTACCGTGAGCAAGCCCGATCCTGTTAGAAACCCTGAACACATGGGTATCTACGGCAAAGGCCGGCATATTAAAGGCATTGCTCAGAACTACATTAGCAGTTTTTCTTCCCACACCCGGTAAAGACATCAGATCATTAAGATTACGGGGAACTTCCCCTTTATATTTGTCTATTATCACCCTGGAAGCCTCAATTATATTTTTACTCTTATTCCTGTATAACCCACATCCTCGAATCTCCTTTTCAAGGTCTTCAGGGTTCAACCGGGCAAAGTCCTCAGGCCCACTGTACTTTTTAAAAAGCCTTGATGTTACTTTATTGACCTGCTTATCGGTCGATTGGGCAGCCAGCATTGTGGCAACTAAGAGTTGAAAGGGGGTATCATATTTAAGGGCCGTCTTTGCATCGGGATAAAGTTTTTCAAATATTTTCAGTATTTCTTTGATGCGGTTTTCGCCCATATTAAATTTTCTCCTTGACCAGGGTCCTTAAAAGCCTGATTTCTTTTTCAAAAACATCTATTCCGCCGGGTGTTTCGAGAAGGAACGGAATATCCTTAAGTTCAGGGTGATTTATGATATTTTCAAAGGTTTCAATGCCGAGCTCACCTTCTCCTATGTTTTCATGTCTGTCCTTTCGACTTCCAAGGGGGTTTTTACTGTCATTTAAATGAAAGGCCTTTAACCTGTAAATGCCGATAACCTTATCCAGTTCTTCCAGTACGGTATTCAGATCATCCTTAACATCATATCCGGCACAATAAAGATGACAGGTATCGAAACAAACCCCCAGGTTTTCCTGTTTATCGACCCTGGCTATTATTTCCTCCAGCTGTTCAAAGGTATAACCTATTTCCGTGCCTACTCCCGCCATCCCTTCCAGCAGGATCATGACCCTTTCACTACCAGTGATAATCTCATTAAGGGCATCGGCAATCCTCTGAATACCGTATTCCAGACCATAACCGAGATGGCTTCCGGGATGGACAACCATATAGGATGCCCCTATTGCTTCTAATCTTTTCAGGTCTTCCTTCATTACCATTTTAGCGAAATCCCAGGTATCTTCTTTAAAAGAAGCAAGGTTCAATGTATAAGGGGCATGGGCTACCATCGGGCCAAAAGAGGTTTCTTTGCGGTATTCGTCCGCTCTGGCCAGATCATCAGCATCCAGGGCTTTAGCCTTACTGCCTCTGGGATTCCTGGTAAAAAACTGCATCGTATTACAACCGATTTCAACCGCCTGCTTCACCGCCTTTTCATAACCTTTTGAAATTGATATATGGGCACCGATATACATGATAACCTCCTGTTTTGCTCAGTTTATAAACAAATTATAGCACACCCCTAAATAATTGGCAAAACTCTAACTGTAACAAAAATGATTCAAACACATATATTATAATACTAGGCTTTTAGATCACCCAGTTTATAATTGTTTTTAGGGGGAAAAACTTTGATTTTAAGAAAAAAACAGCCTTTAAGAAGTTTTCAAAAAGAAATTATTGGGCTAAATAAAAAGGTTCCTCTTGTAAGTGGAAAATATGCCCGGTACATAAATCTTGACAATGCTGCCAGCACACCGGTTGGAACAGGTGTATTGATCGGGCCCACGGCCACATTTGCCAGAGGGGCACCCGATTATGCAGGTGGCGGAACCATAGAAACCGTATCCCTGGAAGATATATAATGGGCCCCACCGCCCGAGAGAGATGAAGCTGGTACCCCTAATTTAATAGGGGCCCTGGCCCTGGTGGAAGCTATTAAAGTACTGCAGAAGATCGGTATGGAAAGGATTTATAAACACGAAAAAAGGCTCACTTCCTAATAAAAACTCATATTGTCTTAATCTGGAAGAAGGGAGCTATTATCCCGAAACAATCACAAAATCCCCCTGGCAGAATATTTTATAATATAACCCCCCATAAAGGAGCGGGATTTTCATGGGGTAATAGCCGAATTCTCTAAAGCTATAAGGTTTTTTATAAAAAAATTTACCCCTTTTAAAGTAAGGGGGTCTTTAGATGAAATAGATGTTAAGCTTCCCGGCCTTCAAATTCGAATGAAAAGGGAAATTCAACCGGATATCCCCCATGAAGTTACTGTAGTAATCCCCAGGGCCGAGATGAGAAAGAAAATCGACAGAACAAGCGGAAAGGTGGAATATGAAATAATTTACAGCAGCATAACTGTAGTTCACGCCCCCCGGCATCCTCTGGCAGGGCCGCCCTCTCAGCCGCCAAAAATTCCTCCCGGAAAAGAAGATTGATAAGATGTTCCCAGGCCGTGAGACGCTGTTCCAGCATCAGCATAAATTCTTTTATAATCTTCATTTATATTCATTCTCCTACTTTAATCCTATTCCCTTGGGGTAACTATGACTGCTCTGACGTTTTTATCTTTGGTCAAAATCATCCCTACTTCAGCACCGGCTTTAATATCAATAAACTCCCCATCGATTTCTTTACGTTTATATGAACCGAATTCATCTTTTCCGATTATCTTTTGAATGTGAATAATTGCATCTTGAATAACCGGAATTTCTACACCTATTTCCACTTGAGAATCGGGATTGAAATGATATGCCCTTTCGATTGTCAAAATTCTGTTAACATAATCTACTTCTTTTACTATACCGTATATGAACCTCTCCCCTTCTTCATATCTAACAGGTGGTATCTCTGTAAAGTTTGTAGTCACATTGTTTACTACCCAGATTTTATCCTCTCCCGGTCCGAAAGGCTGAATCAATTGAATTTTATAAGATTTCCCATTATGGACGACATCAATGATCGCTTCCCCTGTCTCCGAATCCGTCCCTTTATTTTTGATTGACACCAGTTCAAACTCATCACCGGGGAGGAAACCTGCCATCCTGCCGTCCCTTTTTGCTACCTCAATGGGGTCAAACCTCCATTGCTCTTTTCCCTGGCTTGCCTTCCACTGGTTATATCTGTTCCTATCCTCGGAATTATATATCTGCCCTACTTTGATCCTCCTATAAACAGGTTCAAGTATACTGCTGTGGCCCCCTATGGTCTCTTCTCTTTTGCCTTCTATCAAAAACTGTACACCTATAACATCAGGCAGTTCTGTAAGGGAAAAAACTATCGAATCTATAGCTATCATCTCGGCCGTTGCCCCGACTATCCTATTTTTCACATCTCCGGTAAAATTCACATAGGCTATTCCACCTATTGTATCGATGGAACGTATGTCTATCCCTTTCGGTAGAGAAGGTTTTAAAGTCGGGTCAAGAGGGCCCTTTATTAATTCCTGTATGATTATTTTTTCAAGGGATTCCCCTTTTGGAACCTTCCTTTCTTCCGGGACAACCCCCATGGCCTTGTCATCACTGAAATAGAGGGTTACATTGATAAGCTCTTTCTGAGATGTAGGGCTTACTACGGGTTCTCCCGGTTTTATAACTTCCGTCGGCAGTATTTCACATCCTGATATAAGCCAAATTACACATAAAACCGTTGCAATCATAGGGAAACTGCGTTTGCACATTTTATGGCCTCCCAAAAAATTTATTAAAAAACAGATGTTTGGAGTAAGTCGTTCAGATAAGGAGTTTGTCATCTTCTATTTACTATTATCGCCGGGTATAATAACTGTAAAGATTGAACCTTTTTTAGGTCTGCTATTAACTTTTATTTTACCTCTGTGGAGTTCAACTATCTCCTTGACCAGCGGTAACCCCAATCCGAATCCACCTAATTCCCTGCAGCGGGTTTTATCTATCCTTACAAAAGGTTCAAATATATATTCTATATCTTCCATGGGTATGCCTATCCCCGTATCCCTAACCCTTATGATAAGATACCCGGATTTGTTTTTTACAGAAATAAAAACCCGCCCATTTTGAGGCGTATACTTAATTGCATTGTCCAATAAATTCCATATAACCTGAAATATCTTTTCAGGGTCAAGATATAATTTTCGGTTAACTTTCATTTTCAGATTAAGCTCTATATTTTTTTTAGCAGCTAGAGGTTTTAGACGTGTAATTACCTTTTTTATTAGTCTTTCTACATCTACGTCCCTTTTGTTCAGGTTTTTTACTTTATCCAATCGTGCTAAATTTAGCAGGTTATCAACTAATCGCGATAAACGGTTTATTTCCGAATTTATATCTTTAAGAAATTCCTTGTACAGTGCAATATCTGATTTTTGGTCATCAATCAATGATTCTACCAGGGCCTTTATTGAACTAAGGGGTGTTCGCAGTTCGTGAGATGCGTTAGCTACAAAACTTTTTTGCCTTTTGTCATATTTTTCTAATTCTTCCCCCATGGCGTTAAATGCTTGAGCCAGCTGACCTATCTCATCCCTTCCCGTTATATCTACCCTTGTTGAAAGGGCACCTTTAGCCATCCTTTTAGCAGCTGCCGTAAGGGCATTTATAGGGCCTGTAAGATACCTTGCTACCAGAACGCTGATTAATGTAACAACAGCACCTATAAAAACTGATACCAGGAGATACTGCCAGCGCATCGTTTTAATTTCTTTTACAACATTGTTTATTGATGTCGATAAAAATACTGCCCCCTTAACTTCACGGTATGCTATTACGGGAACGACAATATACATAACCCATCCATCATCTTTAAGATAACGAATCCCTGCTTTACCTTCTCCGTTTAATGCAGCTGTCACCTCATTATGCTTAAATATCATCCCTTCAAATTCATTTGTTTCAAAAGAATCCATAATTACCTTTCCATTATAATCTAAAAGAAGGACCCTGGCTCCTATTTGGTCTCCAAAACCCTTTATTGTCGATTTGGGAGGGGTTTGACCTTTAAAAAAACTCTCCGAAATAATATTTGCCAATATATTCGCCTGACTCAGGTAATTAATCTTAACATTGTTCAGGTAATAATTGGTAACCGAAGTATTTAAAAAATAGCCTGATAGTGTCATTACGAGTACAATAATCAGGAGATATGTTATTGACAGTTTCCATCTCAGGTTATTAAACATTATACCATCTCCCGACAGTAGTAACCTGCTCCCCATTTGGTTAATATCCAGTAAGGTCGACCGGGATCTTCTTCTAACTTTTCCCTGAGCCGCCTGATATGTACATCTACGGTCCTTACATCTCCGAAAAAGTCATAACCCCATACCAGTTCCAGCAGTTTTTCCCTTGAATACACCCTCCCCGGTGTTTTTGCTAAGATATACAGAATATCGAATTCTTTTGAAGTAAGGTCGATTTCTTTCCCTTTCAGGAAAGCCCTCCTCCCCTTGATATCTATTTTAAGCTCTCCTACTTTAAGTAATTTATGGTCATCTTTGTTATAACTCATTCCGGCTCTTCTTAAAAGGGCCTTAATCCTTGCAAGCAGCTCCCTGGTATTAAAAGGTTTAGTAAGGTAATCATCGGCTCCTATTTCTATCCCTACTATCCTGTCTATATCTTCTCCTTTAGCTGTAAGCATAATTATCGGAACATTGGAATAGGTTCTTATCTCTCTACAAACCGTAAATCCATCTTTTTTAGGAAGCATTACATCAAGGATAACGAGGTCTATGCCTCCCTTACGTACGTATTCAAGCCCCGTTTCTCCATCATAAGCACATTCAACGGAATAGCCTTCCTGTTCCAGACTGTGTTTAAGACCTTTAACCAGAAGAGGCTCATCATCAACAATTAAAATTTTCGTCTCCATCTCCCATCACCGTTCCCCTAGAAAATATAATAAAAATAAATTATTAATAAGAGTATAACATCATTCAATGATTTGATAAAGTGTAGCAGAAAAGTTGAATCCCGGTATCAATTACCAGGATTCATTTTGTTTATCAACGCAACCCGTTCGTTATCGAACCCAGTTTTTTGGCTGCAAACCGAATACCACTTGTTATTGAACTCGATGATATAGTTGCCCCTGAAATTCCATCAATGTCCTCTCCCAATATAAAAGGGTCATCAACTTTTTTGCCTTTAAACTGCCCGATAAAGAAATCTTCTGTTATTCTCGCTCCTAAACCCGGGGTTTCCAGGTGATTAAGGATTTTTACACCTGTTACCTTCCCCGAAGTATCCACACCCAAAACAAAATTTATATCTCCGTTAAAGCCACCTTGGATAAAGGAACCTGCCACTCCTAATTCCTGGCCGTCTTTAATTGCCCTGTAATAGGTGGTTTCCCCTTCTTTTATTTCTTCAAATTCCTCGCTTTCCGGAAAGAGCTCTTTTAATGCACTGTAAAATTTTTCTTCCTGATTGGCCAGAATTCTAGGATAGACGGCATCAAAGGTAAAAGCAAGGACCAAGCCGGAAATCATACTCACGATCACCAGAGTAATAATCATTCTGCCTATGCTGTTCAAATCGATCCCTCCTAAGATATTGTTACATTTTTAACCGCTTCTTTAATAGTGCACTGAAACATTAAAAAGGCCCCAGGCTTGATAATTTGAATATAAATGCTGCTATGATTCAACAAATACCCTGACTCTTCCGGGTATTACCTTTATATCCAGCGGCAATAATGGACCTAATTCTCCATCCACATCCGTTTCAACGGCTTCATCAGAAGAAATGGTAAACTTTTCACCCTTAAAATATATTACATTCGGGTCACTTAAATGTTCATTTTTTAATACTTTAAAAGAAAGGTTAAGAAATTCTGGAATACTGCATGCTTTTATGGCCAGCACATCAAGCTGGCCGTCATCGAGCCCGGCCTTTGGAGCTAGTTTATTAAACCCTCCGGCAGAAGAAGAATTTAGGACAAGTAAAAGATATACCTTTTCCTCAAATACACGGCAGCCGTCTTCAATCCTTATCTTTATAGGTCTGACTCTGGGTAACCCTTCAATCCCTTTTAAATAATAGGCAAGTTTACCTAAAATATGTTTAAGGGTAGTATCGGTTTTATGGGCTACATCTGTCAAAAATCCGGCACTTACTACATTTATAAAATAGCTGTCATTCACCCTCCCTACATCAATACTCCTGGTTTTCCCGCCGGTTATAATATCACAGCAGCCTTTTACATTCTTTGGGATATTTAAATATCCTGCAAAATCATTAACCGTACCCCATGGAAACAGACCAAGGGGAATGTTCAGGTTATATTTCAACATAAAATTAACCACATTACTGACCGTTCCGTCCCCTCCGGCTGCAATAATGCAGTGATAATCATCCCTTTTTAATTCTCCCATGGCGGGGTTCAGGTCACCTTTCATAAAGGTCCTGTGGGGGACAATATAAAATCCCTTTTGTTTAAACCTGTCTATTATTTCGTCGAGATAGTTAGTAATAGATCCATCTCCGGAGCTCGGATTATAAATGAACATTATTTTCTTCATTTTTTTCTGTTTAACCTCCAAGATTATAACAATTGAACTCTTAATTTTTATTCTATAAAAAAGGTAATTTCCCTTCTTTTATTTTTAATTGCCCAGAAAACCTGAATGCTTGTCTTCAGAATGAATGGCTGATATAATTAAATTTGCCTGGTCAACACTCATCCGAGCGCCAAAACGGCTGGTGTATTTAAAACCTTAAGGTTGTTTTAAAATTTTATCTTTCAAAAGAAAGGAGTATGATTTTGATTCATTATTTCAACTATCTATTCATAGCCTTAGGAGGAGCTTTAGGTGCAGTAAGCAGATACTTGCTGTCAACATGGATCTATAATAGAAATCTCCAAGTATTACCTTATGGCACCCTTGTAGTCAATATACTGGGGTGCTTTCTCCTGGGTGTTTTTAATACGCTGGCTGTAGAAAATAATGTTATTCCTCCTCATATCAGAATGATGATAAGTATAGGCTTTTTGGGTTCTTTTACAACCTTTTCTACATTTAGTCTGGAAACCTTTAATATTATAAAAGAAAATAATCTCCCCGTTGCCTTTATTAATATCGGATTAAGTGTGTTTTTAGGGCTGCTCGCTATATGGATGGGAACGGTTCTGGCTAATTTTTTTAGCAGCTTAAGAGAAAGGGGGGATGAAATTGGTGAAGATTA is a genomic window of Koleobacter methoxysyntrophicus containing:
- the nhaC gene encoding Na+/H+ antiporter NhaC; the encoded protein is MAKPKKPGLLLALTPIICVAVFLYVGIVRLGADAQIPLLAAAIIATLIGMLLGYTWKDMEESVIKSISMALQACVILMIIGALIGSWIAGGIVPTMIYYGLQILKPSYFLPAVCLIGSIVSLSTGSSWTTAGTVGIAALGVGIGLGIPEYVTAGAVISGAYFGDKMSPLSDTTNLAPAMAGSNLFEHVRHMIYTTGPSLIIALILYFIVGLRYAGGQLDYTQINEILEVLQEHFWISPLMFIAPLLVIAMVVFKIPAIPGLIGGTLLGVFFAFLQGYSLGEIVDIVHYGFSIETQNPMVNELLSRGGLDGMMWTISLIIIALAFGGILERTKCLEVIVEAITRFAKTRGMVVLSNIITCIIVNFIAADQYIAIVLPGRMYKPLYEKLKLHPKNLSRVLEDAGTLTSPLVPWNTCGAFMWSTLAVHPFAYLPYAFLNLINPLISAFYGFTGLTMEYADNEVDVMEGDSSSVNA
- a CDS encoding general stress protein, with protein sequence MPKTVIGVFDSKDQAERAVNEMRNSGFSTEEISLVAKDDRNRGRQEEGTTMNNIGDGTTTGGVLGGLAGLALGAGALAIPGLGPIMAAGPIAGMLSGAATGGIAGGLIDWGIPEERGRHYEERVRQGKILAAVRTDDRKVQEAAEILRRNGARDVETH
- the trmL gene encoding tRNA (uridine(34)/cytosine(34)/5-carboxymethylaminomethyluridine(34)-2'-O)-methyltransferase TrmL, translating into MTLNVVLVEPEIPQNTGNIVRTCAATGAKLHLVKPLGFSTEDKYLKRAGLDYWHLVKIYYYDSIAELMNRYPDGNFYFSTTKAGKWYTEFKYEKDSFLFFGKETAGLPVDLLKSNWDRCVRIPMVSEARSLNLSNAVAIILYEALRQQKFEGLK
- a CDS encoding histidinol-phosphatase HisJ family protein, with protein sequence MKLWDYHIHLENGPFTMEWLKKFIDKGFGEGLAEIGISEHGYRFRQAEKLLDSPGKRREWAASLCTEDLEDYLSLIQKAKDEGYMIKLGIEMDYVPEHEEEIREFVESYRWDYVLGSVHWIDEWGFDIPEMKEEWDRRDVYEVYLRYFSDLKKAVHSGIFDIIAHPDVIKVFGFIPKKDIKDMYYDIADAVKQKGLCLEVSTAGLRKPVREMYPSEEFLKICSQQRIPIIINSDAHTPEDVGRDFEKAYNYAKRCGCTIISRFKERKRYDLPLK
- a CDS encoding AbrB family transcriptional regulator translates to MEKIIYTLSIASVGAFIGFKLKIPAGAMIGAMFAVGIANIFGFEGELPKNLKLVAQMAIGAILGLSITKSTIIGLKEVILPAFLLVGAMLVFGLVIGFFLTRFTNMDAITAFFSSSPGGLTEMTIIGADMGGDSAKIVTMQLLRLIGTVTFFPILIKILLKYQ
- the nth gene encoding endonuclease III; the protein is MGENRIKEILKIFEKLYPDAKTALKYDTPFQLLVATMLAAQSTDKQVNKVTSRLFKKYSGPEDFARLNPEDLEKEIRGCGLYRNKSKNIIEASRVIIDKYKGEVPRNLNDLMSLPGVGRKTANVVLSNAFNMPAFAVDTHVFRVSNRIGLAHGKNVLEAEYQLMENIPEELWGKTHHWLIYHGRQVCRARNPKCQKCALIHLCENPQDCT
- a CDS encoding deoxyribonuclease IV; translation: MYIGAHISISKGYEKAVKQAVEIGCNTMQFFTRNPRGSKAKALDADDLARADEYRKETSFGPMVAHAPYTLNLASFKEDTWDFAKMVMKEDLKRLEAIGASYMVVHPGSHLGYGLEYGIQRIADALNEIITGSERVMILLEGMAGVGTEIGYTFEQLEEIIARVDKQENLGVCFDTCHLYCAGYDVKDDLNTVLEELDKVIGIYRLKAFHLNDSKNPLGSRKDRHENIGEGELGIETFENIINHPELKDIPFLLETPGGIDVFEKEIRLLRTLVKEKI
- a CDS encoding GerMN domain-containing protein — its product is MCKRSFPMIATVLCVIWLISGCEILPTEVIKPGEPVVSPTSQKELINVTLYFSDDKAMGVVPEERKVPKGESLEKIIIQELIKGPLDPTLKPSLPKGIDIRSIDTIGGIAYVNFTGDVKNRIVGATAEMIAIDSIVFSLTELPDVIGVQFLIEGKREETIGGHSSILEPVYRRIKVGQIYNSEDRNRYNQWKASQGKEQWRFDPIEVAKRDGRMAGFLPGDEFELVSIKNKGTDSETGEAIIDVVHNGKSYKIQLIQPFGPGEDKIWVVNNVTTNFTEIPPVRYEEGERFIYGIVKEVDYVNRILTIERAYHFNPDSQVEIGVEIPVIQDAIIHIQKIIGKDEFGSYKRKEIDGEFIDIKAGAEVGMILTKDKNVRAVIVTPRE